Genomic segment of Candidatus Desulfofervidus auxilii:
CCTTTTGTAAGAACACTTACTGGAACACACATAACTTTCACCTCCCTTTATATAATTTAGATAAAAGTTTTTCAGTCTCTTTTATTACTTCTTCAAATCCACGTTCTTTTGCTAATTCTATTGTCTTTTTAAAATATTTTTTTGCTTTATCTTTATTCCCTGCTTTCATGTAAGCAATACCAATATATTTATGAGCATCTAAATAATAATTTGTATGATTAACTGGTCTATCTGAAAACACCCTTCTTTTTATTGTCTCTTTAAAGTCAGAGATTGCCTTATTATATTTATCAAGCTCTAAATAGCATAATCCTCTTTTAAGATATAGTTTATGAATGCTATATTCATCTGCTTCTTTAATTTTTTTGTTATATAATTCTAAAGCCTCCTTTATTTTTTCTTTTGCCTTTTTTATATCACCCTTCTTTTTATATACTTTACCTAACCATAATCTTGCTTCTGCATCTATCCCATATTTTGACTCACTTAATGCCTTTTTAAGATTAAGAATTGCTTTATCATACTTACCAAGCTTATAATAGCACCTTCCTTTAGTAAAATAATAAAATGTAGCCTTCCCATATCTTTTAGGATTACTTTCTTTTATTTTTATTGTTTCATCAGCATATTTAATAGTATCTTCCCATTTCCCTAATTCCCAAGCTGCAACTGTTCTATGACCAAGGGCATTAGTAATATTTTTATTTAGTCCTACCTCTTTATTTGCTCCTTTTTTATAAAGTTCAATTGCTTTAGTAAAATCAGAAATTGCCTCTTCAAGTTTCCCTGCAGCTAAATAGTTTCTTCCTCTACTAGTATATACACCAGCTAAACCCTCTTCTCCTACTTTTTTTAATATCTCATCTTTATGACTAAGTGCCTTATTATATGCTTTGGTTGCTAAATCCCAGTCTCCATGTCTATAAAATAAATTCCCCATTCCTTGATAAGCTAAAATATAAGAAGGATCTAAATCAAGAACTTTATAATAATCTAAAAGGGCTTTATTATAATAATCCATTTCTTCAGAAGGAAATTTAGGAGGTATAGTGTTATATTTATGATGGTAATGAATTTGTTCAGTATAAGCTAATGCTCTATTATAATAAGCATCTACAAAATCAGGTTTTAATTCTATTGCTTTAGTAAAATCAGAAATTGCCTTCTTAAGCGGTTCAACATTATAAGAGGAACCTTTTTTAAAATACGCTAAACCCCGATTATAATAAGCATCTGCAAAATTTGGTTTTATCTCTATAGCTTTTGTATAATCAGCAATTGCCTTATTATATTCTTCTAAATTATAATAAGCTAATCCTCGATTGTTATATAAAGATGCATCATTTGGATTATATTCTATTGCTTTTGAAAAATACTCTATTGCCTGCTTGTAATTTCCCTTTTTATATTCAATAAGACCTAATTTTTCATATTTTACTACACGCAAAGTATCTACCATAGAGATAATAACAATCCCTATAAGGATTATTAAAATTATACTTATTATGTGTCTTTTTTTATTCTTCATAAATTTCCTCCTTTTAACCGCCATAAAATCTTTTCAGCAAAGGTCCAAGCTTCTTGTTTATTTAACATTGTTTTATAAGGCACTTTATCTATCTGTTGTTTTAAAACTTTCTGGTAAAACCAAAGTAATTTTTGGTAATCATCCTGGCTTAATTTAGCAGGATTAATTTCCCCGTGTAAAAGACCAGCATGAAGTGGCGGATTTTTAAACTTCTTTATTAATGGAAGTAGATACTCCCATCCCCCCCAAATTTTGCCTTTTAAATATACTCCCTCAACATCCATACATACTGCATAAAGTACAACTTGTTTTTCTTCCAGTATATCTAAATATTTATCAATATAGGTATTGATTTCTGGTAAGACCCTTTCATTATAAACACCAGAACCTATAATAATTAACTCATACGCAGATGGTGCAGGTGCTTCTTTAACATCTTTTATTTCAGCTACAAAACCTAATCTTTCTACAATCCATTCTCCGATCAATTTAGTTGAACCATAACGACTGGCATAAACTAACAATGTCTTCATCCTTTATCCTCCTTTTCTATTATTTCTTGAAACCAATTAAAGAGAAATTGGCATAAATTAACATGCCAAAACTCACCTGCCGGAGTAAGTTTCAACCAACCATCTTCAAAATAAATCAATCCAGCTTTTTCCCATTGAATCAAAAGTGGAGAAAATATTTTTAATAGATCAATCTTATACTTTTGACTTAATTTACTCAGAGGACAAGCATTTTGTTCTATTCCACTTTCTATTTCCTTTAACAATAACCAATAAGAAGGATACTGTATTCCTATGGCTAAAGGTTTCTGAGATTTATCTAAAGATCGATAATAATGTTTGAGATCGTCAGTTATGTAAAAGAAATAGCCTTCCATCCACCCTGCAGCTCCGCATCCAAAAGGCAAACAAACACTTGGTTGTTTAACAAGAAGATTATAAGCATTTCTTTCTCGATATCCATAGCTCCAGTGTGTTTGTGAAAGACGACGACAGCAGGCTTTTTCCAAAATCTTTTTCCCCAGAGCAAACATCTCAGCTCGCTTTGCTAAATCCGCTGGAGGAGCTATACGTTTTGCATTTACAGCTTTCTCTAATGCACCACCTTGATAAACAATTAATTCATATAAATCTACTCCATCTAATTCCAAATCAAGCCAAATTTGAATATCTTTCTCCCAAATTGCTATACTCTGATAAGGTAAGCCATAAATCAAATCAATAACAATAACAGCCTGGTCAATGCTTTTCAAATACTTCAGTCTTTCTATAACTTCTTCTTTCCTTAGTTTCCGACCCATTTTTTGACGCACCTGTGTATCAAAACTTTGCACACCTAAAGAAAAACGGTTAACACCTGCCTCTAAACAGGCTTTTACTTTCTCTTCGTTAAAATTATAAAAACGCCCTTCTACTGTCCATTCACAATCATTAGCCAAGGGTAAATATCGTTTAATGGCATATAATAATTTAAAAAGCAATTTAGCAGAAAGGGCAGTGGGGGTGCCACCTCCTAAATAAACAGCATGAATGGGTGCTGCTGATACATAAGGCATATCAGCAGCCATTTTTAATTCTTGAATAAGATATTCTACATATTTTTCTGCTTCTTTTTCCTGATAGGCATACCGGTAAAAACCACAATAGAGACAATATGTTTCACAAAAAGGAATATGAAAATAGGCTGTACGTTTAAGAGATGAAGGTAAGGTATACATCAAACGCTGCCATGTGTTCTGAATTTCATTTGGTTTTAATGGTAATCCTTTTATAAAAGGATGAACAGTAATCTTTCTATCAAAAGCTAAACGCAAAGGATCTTTTGTAACTTTAGCAAAATATTTTTGTGCCTTTGAAACCAATTCCTTCCTCCTTAAAATTTTTTTCTCATCTCTTAATTCCCTTCCATAATCCATACCTCTTAATATTCCTTCTACCATAACTTTAGTGGATGTCTCAGAAATAAAAAAATCATCTTTTTTGTAGTCAATACACCAGCATTAGTTGAAACCATCAATATTGTGATAATGTATAAATTCAAAATAATTAATACTATGCTTGTAATCACTCTTTCGTGATGTTCCAGAAAAGACCACTTTATTTTTTTTACACCTTTTAAACCTATGTTAACCATCAAGAACATACCCAAGATAGTTACAATTAAATAAACAGCTGAGACCATAGTAATACCAGGCCAACCTCTTGCTCCCGTCACAAAAAAGCGGTATCCAATTGCAACACATAGAGAAAAGAAAAATGCAGTAGCCAAAGAAAGTATAATAACAAATTTTGACTTGTTTGAAAGTTTATTGGTCTTAATAAAACCTTTATGATTGTGTTGATTGTAATTTTTAAAGTCCAAAGATACATAGACAAGTCCTAAGCTGACCAAGATCAAAGGAGCTACAATTCTCATTACAAATTTATAAGTGGAAGAAAGTTTATAGCCAATTATCCCAATGATAATTCCGATTAAAATAATGCTGAGTATATAAGGAATAGCAATAAGAACTGTAATCCAGAATACCTTTTTTCTTGACCGTTTTTCAGTTTTGCCAATCATAATTATAGGTAT
This window contains:
- the hutW gene encoding heme anaerobic degradation radical SAM methyltransferase ChuW/HutW, which translates into the protein MVEGILRGMDYGRELRDEKKILRRKELVSKAQKYFAKVTKDPLRLAFDRKITVHPFIKGLPLKPNEIQNTWQRLMYTLPSSLKRTAYFHIPFCETYCLYCGFYRYAYQEKEAEKYVEYLIQELKMAADMPYVSAAPIHAVYLGGGTPTALSAKLLFKLLYAIKRYLPLANDCEWTVEGRFYNFNEEKVKACLEAGVNRFSLGVQSFDTQVRQKMGRKLRKEEVIERLKYLKSIDQAVIVIDLIYGLPYQSIAIWEKDIQIWLDLELDGVDLYELIVYQGGALEKAVNAKRIAPPADLAKRAEMFALGKKILEKACCRRLSQTHWSYGYRERNAYNLLVKQPSVCLPFGCGAAGWMEGYFFYITDDLKHYYRSLDKSQKPLAIGIQYPSYWLLLKEIESGIEQNACPLSKLSQKYKIDLLKIFSPLLIQWEKAGLIYFEDGWLKLTPAGEFWHVNLCQFLFNWFQEIIEKEDKG
- a CDS encoding tetratricopeptide repeat protein gives rise to the protein MKNKKRHIISIILIILIGIVIISMVDTLRVVKYEKLGLIEYKKGNYKQAIEYFSKAIEYNPNDASLYNNRGLAYYNLEEYNKAIADYTKAIEIKPNFADAYYNRGLAYFKKGSSYNVEPLKKAISDFTKAIELKPDFVDAYYNRALAYTEQIHYHHKYNTIPPKFPSEEMDYYNKALLDYYKVLDLDPSYILAYQGMGNLFYRHGDWDLATKAYNKALSHKDEILKKVGEEGLAGVYTSRGRNYLAAGKLEEAISDFTKAIELYKKGANKEVGLNKNITNALGHRTVAAWELGKWEDTIKYADETIKIKESNPKRYGKATFYYFTKGRCYYKLGKYDKAILNLKKALSESKYGIDAEARLWLGKVYKKKGDIKKAKEKIKEALELYNKKIKEADEYSIHKLYLKRGLCYLELDKYNKAISDFKETIKRRVFSDRPVNHTNYYLDAHKYIGIAYMKAGNKDKAKKYFKKTIELAKERGFEEVIKETEKLLSKLYKGR
- a CDS encoding flavodoxin domain-containing protein, which encodes MKTLLVYASRYGSTKLIGEWIVERLGFVAEIKDVKEAPAPSAYELIIIGSGVYNERVLPEINTYIDKYLDILEEKQVVLYAVCMDVEGVYLKGKIWGGWEYLLPLIKKFKNPPLHAGLLHGEINPAKLSQDDYQKLLWFYQKVLKQQIDKVPYKTMLNKQEAWTFAEKILWRLKGGNL